The following are encoded together in the Lathyrus oleraceus cultivar Zhongwan6 chromosome 3, CAAS_Psat_ZW6_1.0, whole genome shotgun sequence genome:
- the LOC127128352 gene encoding dirigent protein 9 gives MANVFLHNLNTWKITLCLFLLTTTCLVANSARILDELDSQPQAIGNLPGPGVGAAAAIPSATTIPQVSPITTSPSGVTPAATNTVTPVSGEVDPNVDPSENELAPAEDIAPVGSPATDETPDAEAPLPVVTAKPVAKEPSLSFFMHDILGGSHPSARVVAGIVANTDVTGLPFSKLNNNLFPITGGIPLVNPKLNGIVTSNNLPNLVGLNAAQSSTVFKNSGTSNTVSGGNNQPFVSAGNLPGGFTIQKLMFGSATVIDDQLTEEHELDSSVIGRAQGFYLASSLDGTSKTIVLTVLVHGEEHHDGVDDTISLFGIHRTASLESEVAVIGGTGKFENARGYAAVETLLKEDQHTTDGADTILHFNIYLTE, from the coding sequence ATGGCCAATGTTTTTCTACACAATCTTAACACATGGAAAATCACACTTTGCCTCTTCCTCCTAACCACAACCTGTTTGGTTGCGAACTCCGCAAGAATCCTAGATGAACTTGACTCTCAACCACAAGCTATAGGCAATCTACCAGGACCTGGTGTTGGTGCTGCCGCTGCCATTCCTTCTGCTACAACCATACCTCAAGTAAGCCCTATTACCACTTCGCCAAGTGGCGTAACACCTGCAGCTACAAACACTGTGACACCGGTATCCGGTGAAGTAGATCCCAATGTAGACCCTTCTGAAAATGAACTGGCACCAGCTGAGGATATCGCACCAGTTGGAAGCCCGGCCACAGACGAAACACCAGACGCTGAGGCGCCACTCCCGGTGGTGACAGCCAAGCCTGTGGCGAAAGAGCCGTCGTTGTCTTTCTTCATGCATGATATCCTCGGTGGATCACATCCATCGGCGCGAGTGGTAGCAGGAATTGTAGCAAACACTGATGTAACCGGCTTACCGTTCTCCAAGCTCAACAACAATCTCTTCCCGATTACCGGAGGAATTCCACTAGTTAACCCGAAACTCAACGGCATTGTCACGAGCAACAATCTACCTAACCTCGTAGGCCTCAACGCGGCACAATCTTCAACTGTATTCAAAAACAGTGGCACTAGCAACACTGTCTCCGGCGGGAACAACCAGCCGTTTGTTTCCGCGGGAAATCTACCCGGCGGGTTCACAATTCAGAAGCTCATGTTTGGTTCTGCCACGGTGATTGATGACCAGTTAACAGAAGAGCATGAACTTGATTCTTCTGTGATTGGAAGAGCGCAAGGCTTTTACTTGGCAAGTTCGCTGGACGGTACTAGTAAGACGATTGTGCTTACGGTTTTGGTGCATGGTGAGGAGCATCATGATGGAGTTGATGACACTATAAGCCTGTTTGGGATTCATAGGACGGCGTCGTTGGAATCTGAGGTAGCGGTGATCGGTGGGACTGGGAAGTTTGAGAATGCTAGAGGATATGCAGCAGTTGAGACACTTCTGAAGGAGGATCAACATACCACAGATGGAGCTGACACCATTCTGCATTTCAATATCTATCTCACTGAGTAG
- the LOC127128351 gene encoding histone-lysine N-methyltransferase ATX2 has protein sequence MAFPPDENGGGVATEEDTTIDIHTTHGTPIRYLPLDHLYSSTSPCSGSSNVMSKKVKARKLNLTANTTTTNNNSDDDNNINFNGEIDYPIDDKKTTSTSMVVYAKPKPPLLYVYSRRRKRSSIPVSFRDSLLLRRDEMDSERTVLKRRKIGSTELERLGVDWNALGKLHGPRLRECRNPIGSFGIDGSNNNNKCSSVAKLPKLTPESYSLKRWVTLSFDGADPKAFVGLKCKVYWPMDSKSYTGHVKSYDREANIHHIEYDDGDEENLTLSNENIKYHVSRKDMERLKLSYAKVRDSNVSDYDVEEMLALAASMDDCQDFEPGDIIWAKLTGYAMWPAVVLDESLASSCKGLKTFIGGRSVPVQFFGTHDFARVRLQQVKSFLNGLLTDLHSKCKKQSFIDGLEEAKRYLSAQKLPLEMIELRKRCTADNHNNIRGEDGGCTDSGEDCVNGRGTWAALQNIDTFPYEVGDLQILSLGKIVGDSTAFRDGKSIWPEGYIAVRKFTSVADPKVSVPYKMEVLRDPESRVRPLFRVTVDGGEQFNGYTPSTCWNQIYERIKKLEKVVSESSAADVEVESGYKSGSDMFGFSNSKVAKLIKGLSKSKVSLKKSICKSGSGLPLGYRQVHINWFDLDKCNVCHMDEEYETNLFLQCDKCRMMVHARCYGELEPVNGVLWLCKLCRSGAPPPPCCLCPLIGGAMKPTTDGRWAHLACAMWIPETCLADVKRMEPIDGLSRISKDRWKLLCSICGVSYGACIQCSNNSCRVAYHPLCARAAGLCVELENEDRLYLLSLDDDEDQCIRLLSFCKRHRQPSHEHSVADERVQVIGQCSDYKPPPNSSGCARSEPYDYSGRRGRKEPEVLAASSLKRLFVENQPYLVGGYCQHGLLNDLEPSGRGVCSKFFCSEQRLRTSVVDSADNILSVPEKYKYMKETCRKQLAFGKSRIHGFGIFAKHPYKGGDMVIEYTGELVRPSIADRRERFIYNSLVGAGTYLFRVDDARVIDATRAGSIAHLINHSCAPNCYSRVISVNGDEHIIIFAKRDINQWEELTYDYRFFSIDERLACYCGFPKCRGVVNDTEAEERAATIYAPRSELVDWKGE, from the exons atgGCATTCCCTCCGGATGAAAACGGCGGAGGAGTCGCCACCGAAGAAGATACCACCATTGACATCCACACCACCCACGGAACCCCCATTCGTTACCTCCCTCTCGATCATCTCTACTCCTCTACATCCCCTTGCAGTGGCTCCTCCAACGTCATGTCCAAAAAAGTTAAAGCTCGTAAACTCAACCTAACCGCAAACACAACCACAACCAACAACAACAGCGACGATGATAATAACATTAACTTCAATGGCGAAATCGATTATCCGATTGATGATAAGAAAACCACGTCCACGTCTATGGTGGTTTATGCTAAACCTAAACCACCTCTTCTGTATGTTTACTCTCGTAGGCGAAAGAGGAGTTCGATTCCGGTGTCGTTTCGCGATTCATTGTTGCTGAGGCGGGATGAGATGGATTCTGAGAGGACTGTGTTGAAGAGGAGGAAAATTGGGAGTACTGAATTGGAGAGATTAGGGGTTGATTGGAATGCATTGGGGAAACTTCATGGACCGAGATTGAGGGAATGTCGTAATCCAATTGGGAGTTTTGGTATTGACGGgagtaataataataataagtgTAGTTCTGTTGCTAAGCTTCCCAAGTTGACGCCCGAGTCTTACTCATTGAAGAGATGGGTCAC GTTGAGTTTTGATGGTGCCGATCCCAAGgcttttgttggattaaaatgCAAG GTTTACTGGCCCATGGATTCGAAATCATACACTGGTCATGTCAAAAGTTATGACAGGGAAGCTAATATACATCAT ATCGAGTATGATGATGGAGATGAGGAAAATTTAACTCTTTCAAATGAAAATATAAAATACCATGTTTCTCGAAAAGACATGGAACGCTTAAAATTGAGTTACGCCAAAGTTCGTGACAGTAATGTCTCTGATTATGATGTTGAAGAGATGCTCGCACTGGCTGCAAGCATGGATGATTGCCAAGACTTTGAGCCAGGGGATATCATATGGGCCAAGCTTACAG GTTATGCAATGTGGCCTGCTGTTGTCTTGGATGAATCACTTGCTAGCAGCTGTAAGGGTTTAAAAACGTTCATAGGGGGGAGATCGGTTCCTGTCCAATTTTTTGGCACCCATGACTTTGCAAG AGTTCGACTGCAACAGGTGAAATCATTTCTCAATGGACTTCTAACAGATTTACACTCAAAGTGCAAGAAACAGAGTTTCATTGATGGTTTAGAAGAGGCAAAAAG GTATTTAAGTGCACAGAAGCTTCCTTTGGAGATGATAGAACTGCGGAAAAGATGTACAGCTGATAACCATAACAATATAAGGGGAGAGGATGGAGGATGTACAGATTCTGGTGAAGACTGTGTAAATGGCAGAGGGACTTGGGCAGCTCTTCAAAACATTGATACTTTTCCTTATGAAGTGGGAGACTTGCAAATTCTAAGCCTTG gAAAAATAGTTGGAGATTCCACTGCTTTTAGGGATGGAAAATCCATCTGGCCCGAAGGATACATAGCAGTGCGGAAATTCACATCAGTTGCTG ACCCTAAAGTATCTGTCCCTTATAAGATGGAGGTTTTGAGAGATCCAGAATCAAGAGTCAGACCATTATTTAGAGTGACAGTTGATGGTGGTGAGCAG TTCAATGGTTATACGCCATCTACTTGCTGGAATCAAATATACGAAAGGATAAAGAAATTGGAAAAGGTTGTTTCTGAAAGTTCCGCTGCTGATGTTGAGGTAGAAAGTGGCTACAAATCCGGCTCTGATATGTTTGGTTTTTCCAATTCCAAAGTGGCTAAACTTATTAAG GGATTATCTAAGTCCAAAGTCTCTTTGAAGAAATCAATTTGCAAGTCAGGTTCCGGATTGCCTCTTGGTTATAGACAAGTTCATATTAATTGGTTTGATCTCGATAAGTGCAATGTGTGCCATATGGACGAG GAGTACGAGACCAATCTGTTTCTGCAGTGTGACAAATGCCGAATGATG GTCCATGCTAGATGCTATGGAGAACTGGAACCTGTAAATGGAGTGCTATGGTTATGCAAATTATGTCGTTCGGGTGCTCCTCCCCCACCATGTTGCTTATGTCCACTCATAG GTGGTGCAATGAAGCCTACTACAGATGGCCGGTGGGCTCATTTGGCTTGTGCGATGTGGATACCTG AAACTTGCTTAGCTGATGTCAAGAGAATGGAGCCTATTGATGGTTTGAGTAGAATCAGTAAG GACCGTTGGAAATTGTTATGCAGCATATGCGGTGTATCTTATGGTGCCTGCATCCAA TGTTCAAACAATTCTTGTCGAGTAGCGTATCATCCACTCTGTGCCCGTGCAGCTGGTCTTTGCGTTGAG CTTGAGAATGAGGACAGGCTCTATCTACTCTCCCTAGACGATGATGAGGATCAGTGCATTCGCTTACTTTCTTTTTGCAAGAGACATAGGCAGCCATCTCATGAACATTCTGTAGCCGATGAACGCGTTCAGGTTATTGGTCAATGTTCAGATTATAAACCACCACCCAATTCATCTGGTTGTGCCCGAAGTG AGCCATATGATTACTCTGGTCGGAGAGGCCGAAAAGAACCTGAAGTCCTTGCAGCTTCTTCGCTGAAACGTTTGTTTGTGGAGAATCAACCATATTTAGTTGGTGGATACTGCCAACATGGATTGTTGAACGACCTAGAGCCTTCTGGCAGAGGAGTTTGCTCTAAATTCTTTTGTAGCGAGCAAAGGCTAAGAACGTCGGTGGTTGATTCTGCAGACAACATACTTAGTGTTCCTGAGAAATATAAGTACATGAAGGAAACCTGCCGAAAGCAGTTGGCATTTG GGAAATCAAGAATTCATGGATTTGGCATCTTTGCAAAGCATCCATATAAAGGTGGAGACATG GTGATTGAATATACCGGTGAACTTGTTAGACCTTCTATTGCTGATCGAAGAGAGCGTTTTATATACAATTCTTTAGTG GGTGCTGGAACATATTTGTTTCGGGTTGATGATGCAAGAGTGATTGATGCCACCAGAGCAGGAAGCATCGCTCATTTAATTAATCATTCCTGTGCA CCAAATTGCTATTCAAGAGTCATTAGTGTTAACGGTGACGAGCATATTATAATATTTGCAAAGAGGGACATTAACCAATGGGAAGAGCTTACATATGATTATAG ATTTTTCTCAATAGATGAGCGGCTTGCTTGTTACTGTGGCTTCCCGAAGTGCCGAGGTGTAGTAAATGATACTGAGGCAGAAGAGCGAGCTGCTACCATATATGCACCGCGAAGTGAATTAGTAGATTGGAAAGGAGAATGA